The following coding sequences are from one uncultured Desulfobacter sp. window:
- a CDS encoding cobyrinate a,c-diamide synthase, with product MIVSREKVPGVVIAGLRGGSGKTIISLGITAAWKARNITVAPFKKGPDYIDAGWLSRAAGRPCYNLDTYLCAQSVVQNSYLTHSRSCDVSLVEGNRGLFDGIDLGGTTSTSELAKLLDLPVVLVLDCTKSTRTMAAVLMGCMQFDPDIKICGVILNRLAGKRHEGKVRANIERFCNIPVLGAVPKLKQEDFPERHMGLVTSEEHGESELSLTRARQVALDNIDIDRLFQVVSSFKGQGLPDIDAGSAQNTIPEIHTAVNPDPPADNHSVTIGVVRDSAFQFYYPDNIEALEKLGARIEFISPLSQSGIPDVDAIYMGGGFPETHATQLSANQAFRDNLKALSRRGLPIYAECGGLIFLGESICLDDTVYPMTGILPLRFGLSKRPQGHGYTEVEVVNENPFYALGDVLRGHEFRYSKVLSIDYDDRAMAFKMTRGKGIIEKKDGFFKDNTFGTYTHIHALGSTGWAPALIAKAGRFKKSR from the coding sequence ATGATTGTCAGTAGGGAAAAAGTCCCTGGAGTTGTCATTGCCGGACTCAGGGGTGGTTCAGGCAAAACAATAATATCCCTCGGGATAACTGCCGCATGGAAAGCCCGGAATATAACAGTGGCCCCCTTTAAAAAGGGCCCTGACTATATTGACGCCGGCTGGCTATCACGGGCAGCCGGTCGCCCCTGCTACAACCTTGATACCTACCTGTGCGCCCAGTCCGTTGTTCAAAATTCCTATCTTACCCATTCCAGATCCTGTGATGTTTCTTTAGTTGAAGGCAACCGCGGTCTTTTCGATGGGATTGACCTTGGGGGAACCACCTCCACAAGTGAACTTGCAAAATTATTGGATCTGCCGGTCGTTCTGGTGCTGGACTGCACCAAATCCACCCGGACCATGGCGGCTGTACTCATGGGGTGCATGCAGTTTGATCCTGATATCAAAATTTGCGGCGTTATTCTCAACCGCCTGGCCGGAAAACGCCATGAGGGAAAAGTGCGGGCCAATATTGAACGGTTTTGCAACATTCCGGTTTTAGGTGCCGTACCAAAGCTTAAGCAGGAAGATTTTCCGGAACGGCATATGGGGCTTGTCACTTCCGAGGAACATGGAGAGAGTGAACTCTCTTTGACCCGGGCCAGACAGGTGGCCCTGGACAATATTGATATTGATAGATTGTTCCAGGTGGTTTCGTCGTTTAAAGGGCAGGGTTTGCCGGATATTGACGCAGGTTCCGCCCAAAACACAATTCCGGAAATTCATACGGCAGTGAATCCGGATCCGCCGGCGGATAACCACAGCGTTACCATCGGTGTTGTCCGGGATTCGGCATTTCAGTTCTACTATCCGGATAATATTGAGGCCTTGGAGAAGCTGGGTGCCAGGATCGAATTTATCAGTCCGTTGTCCCAGTCTGGCATCCCCGACGTTGACGCCATTTACATGGGCGGCGGCTTTCCCGAAACCCATGCAACCCAGTTGTCTGCCAACCAGGCGTTCAGGGATAATTTAAAGGCGTTGTCCCGCAGGGGACTGCCCATTTACGCCGAGTGCGGCGGTTTGATATTCCTTGGTGAGAGTATTTGTCTGGATGACACAGTTTATCCCATGACGGGTATTTTACCATTACGCTTTGGCTTGTCCAAACGCCCCCAGGGCCATGGATACACTGAGGTTGAGGTGGTCAATGAGAATCCGTTTTATGCCCTAGGCGATGTGCTGCGCGGCCACGAATTCCGATACTCTAAGGTGCTGTCCATTGATTACGATGATCGTGCCATGGCATTTAAAATGACCCGGGGAAAGGGTATTATTGAAAAAAAAGACGGATTTTTCAAAGACAATACCTTTGGCACCTACACCCACATTCATGCGCTGGGTTCCACCGGTTGGGCACCCGCTTTGATTGCTAAAGCCGGCCGCTTTAAAAAATCGCGTTAA
- a CDS encoding dissimilatory sulfite reductase D family protein, translated as MSDLLDDKEAATKAVVDWLEKKSKTKTKFYIKDFYKIFPDDKPRMIKKVVNKMVEDEVLEFWSSGSTTMYGLKGAGIQHASEGEE; from the coding sequence ATGAGCGACCTTCTCGACGATAAAGAAGCGGCCACCAAAGCGGTTGTTGATTGGCTTGAAAAAAAGTCCAAAACAAAAACCAAATTTTACATCAAAGATTTTTATAAAATCTTTCCCGATGACAAACCTAGAATGATCAAAAAGGTTGTCAACAAAATGGTTGAAGACGAAGTCCTCGAATTCTGGTCTTCCGGATCAACCACCATGTACGGCCTTAAAGGTGCTGGAATCCAGCATGCTTCCGAGGGTGAAGAGTAA
- the dsrB gene encoding dissimilatory-type sulfite reductase subunit beta: MAFISTGYNPQKPMENRITDIGPRDFNDFYPPVIAKNKGKWSHHEILEPGVLVHVGESGDEVYTVRVGGARLMSTTHINEICEIADKHCDGYVRFTTRNNVEFMVDSKDKVEPLKNDLASRKFPGGSFKFPIGGTGAGITNIVHTQGWIHCHTPATDASGTVKATMDVLFDDFQKMAMPAQLRVSMACCLNMCGAVHCSDIAILGYHRKPPMLDHEYLDKVCEIPLAVSACPTAAIKPAKITLPNGTEVKSVDVKNERCMYCGNCYTMCPSMPLADTEGDGIVLMAGGKVSNRISDPKFSKVVVAFLPNEMPRWPSMTDAITKIVNAYSNGANKYERLGDWAERIGWEKFFEACELDFTHHLIDDFRQQAYMSWRQSTQFKF, translated from the coding sequence ATGGCATTTATTTCTACAGGGTATAATCCCCAGAAACCGATGGAAAATAGAATCACCGACATCGGTCCCAGAGACTTTAACGACTTCTATCCTCCTGTTATCGCAAAGAACAAAGGCAAATGGTCCCATCATGAAATCCTGGAACCCGGCGTACTGGTTCACGTTGGCGAATCCGGAGATGAAGTATATACCGTAAGAGTTGGCGGCGCGCGTCTGATGTCCACAACTCATATCAATGAAATCTGTGAGATTGCCGACAAACATTGTGACGGGTATGTGCGTTTCACCACCCGTAACAACGTTGAGTTCATGGTTGACTCCAAGGACAAAGTAGAACCCCTGAAAAACGATCTGGCCTCCAGAAAGTTCCCCGGCGGTTCCTTTAAGTTCCCCATCGGCGGCACCGGTGCCGGCATAACCAACATCGTTCACACCCAGGGCTGGATCCACTGCCATACCCCGGCTACTGATGCTTCCGGTACCGTAAAGGCTACCATGGATGTTCTGTTCGATGATTTCCAGAAAATGGCTATGCCTGCACAGCTTCGTGTTTCCATGGCTTGCTGCCTGAACATGTGCGGCGCGGTTCACTGCTCTGATATCGCCATCCTTGGCTATCACAGAAAACCGCCAATGCTTGACCATGAATACCTGGACAAGGTTTGCGAAATTCCGCTGGCTGTTTCTGCATGCCCCACCGCAGCCATCAAGCCTGCTAAAATTACTCTGCCCAACGGTACTGAAGTAAAATCCGTTGACGTTAAAAACGAACGCTGCATGTACTGTGGTAACTGCTACACCATGTGCCCCTCCATGCCGCTTGCCGACACCGAAGGTGACGGTATCGTTCTTATGGCCGGTGGTAAAGTCTCCAACCGTATCTCCGATCCGAAATTCTCCAAGGTTGTTGTGGCTTTCCTGCCCAACGAAATGCCCCGCTGGCCGTCCATGACCGACGCCATCACAAAGATTGTTAACGCCTACTCAAACGGCGCCAACAAATACGAACGTCTGGGTGACTGGGCTGAGAGAATTGGATGGGAAAAATTCTTTGAAGCTTGTGAGCTTGACTTCACACATCACCTGATTGACGACTTCCGTCAGCAGGCCTACATGAGCTGGCGTCAGTCCACTCAGTTTAAATTCTAA
- the dsrA gene encoding dissimilatory-type sulfite reductase subunit alpha: protein MAKHETPLLDELESGPWPSFVSDLKQQAEVRAKNEKGVEFQIPQDCVDDLLGVLELSFKHGRTHWKHGGIVGVFGYGGGVIGRYCDQPKLFPGVEHFHTMRVNQPAGKYYKTDYLKELTELWDFRGSGVTNMHGATGDIILLGTTTPQLEEVFWTLTHDMNQDLGGSGSNLRTPADCLGSSRCEYSCYDVSSLCHFLTNEYQDELHRPAFPYKFKFKLDGCPNCCVASIARSDMSFIGTWKDNIRIDQDAVNKYVENDAAYPANAGAHKGKDWGPFDIEKEVIGLCPTGCMKFENKTLTINDEHCTRCMHCINVMPRALKIGKETGLSILCGAKAPILDGAQMGSLLVPFVEVNPDNDYEEITEIIENVWDWWMEEGKNRERLGELIMRQGFQKLLEVTGIEAMPQHVAYPRTNPYIFWKEDEVEGGWERDVEEYRKHHLR from the coding sequence ATGGCTAAGCATGAAACTCCTTTACTGGACGAGCTGGAATCCGGCCCGTGGCCTAGCTTTGTTTCTGACCTGAAACAGCAGGCAGAAGTTAGAGCCAAAAACGAAAAAGGCGTTGAATTTCAGATCCCCCAGGATTGTGTAGACGATCTTCTTGGTGTTTTGGAACTCTCTTTCAAACATGGACGTACCCACTGGAAACACGGCGGCATCGTTGGCGTATTCGGTTACGGCGGCGGCGTTATCGGTCGTTACTGCGATCAGCCCAAACTGTTCCCCGGTGTAGAACATTTCCACACCATGCGTGTTAACCAGCCTGCCGGCAAATACTACAAAACCGACTACCTGAAAGAGCTGACCGAACTGTGGGACTTCAGAGGTTCCGGTGTAACCAATATGCATGGCGCCACCGGCGACATCATCCTGTTGGGTACCACCACTCCCCAGTTGGAAGAAGTGTTCTGGACACTGACCCACGACATGAACCAGGACCTTGGTGGTTCGGGCTCCAACCTGAGAACCCCCGCTGACTGCCTGGGATCTTCCAGATGTGAATACTCCTGCTACGACGTAAGTTCGCTTTGCCATTTCCTGACCAACGAATATCAGGATGAGCTGCATCGTCCGGCTTTCCCCTACAAGTTTAAATTCAAACTTGACGGCTGCCCCAACTGCTGCGTGGCTTCTATTGCACGTTCCGACATGTCCTTCATCGGTACCTGGAAAGACAATATCCGCATTGATCAGGATGCTGTTAACAAATATGTTGAAAATGACGCTGCATATCCTGCAAACGCCGGTGCCCACAAAGGCAAAGACTGGGGTCCATTTGACATTGAAAAAGAAGTTATCGGACTTTGCCCCACAGGCTGCATGAAGTTCGAGAACAAAACGCTGACCATTAATGATGAGCACTGCACCCGCTGCATGCACTGCATCAACGTAATGCCCAGAGCATTGAAGATTGGTAAAGAAACCGGCCTTTCCATTCTTTGCGGTGCCAAGGCTCCGATCCTTGATGGTGCCCAGATGGGCTCCCTGCTGGTTCCCTTCGTTGAAGTTAATCCTGACAATGATTATGAAGAAATTACAGAAATCATTGAAAACGTTTGGGATTGGTGGATGGAAGAGGGCAAAAACCGTGAACGTCTTGGCGAGCTGATCATGCGCCAGGGTTTCCAGAAACTTCTGGAAGTTACCGGTATCGAAGCGATGCCCCAGCATGTTGCCTACCCGAGAACCAACCCCTACATCTTCTGGAAAGAAGACGAAGTTGAGGGCGGCTGGGAACGTGACGTTGAAGAATACAGAAAACATCACTTAAGATAA
- a CDS encoding tetratricopeptide repeat protein: MADSQSRNPNLPKNADEQIAKLRQALVHNPECGTTHYNLAVALLGKQEFAEAENVLHDAIDASPTLAEAYVQLGGICLQRGDLEGCFRYNQRATKARAGFAEGYANMAFVLLQLVDGKSEKDDEEKVDKAIKNLKKAIIHNKNFIQAFTTLGTAYFMKGLVEEGIKANLEAVAIEPKFPIAHNNLAVAYLELKDYKRAIEHCDIAVDLGFDVNPALLEELADHRQA; encoded by the coding sequence ATGGCCGATTCCCAAAGCCGGAACCCAAACCTGCCTAAGAATGCAGATGAGCAGATTGCCAAGCTCAGGCAGGCACTGGTCCATAACCCTGAGTGCGGCACCACCCATTATAATCTGGCAGTGGCCCTGCTCGGAAAACAGGAGTTTGCCGAAGCCGAAAACGTCTTACATGACGCCATCGACGCAAGCCCGACCCTGGCGGAGGCCTATGTGCAGCTAGGCGGTATTTGTCTGCAGCGCGGTGACCTTGAAGGGTGCTTCCGCTATAACCAGCGTGCCACCAAGGCCCGGGCCGGTTTTGCAGAAGGCTATGCCAATATGGCTTTTGTGCTGCTGCAGCTGGTGGACGGCAAGAGTGAAAAAGACGATGAGGAAAAAGTGGACAAGGCGATTAAAAATTTGAAAAAAGCCATTATCCACAATAAGAATTTCATCCAGGCATTTACGACCTTGGGTACTGCCTATTTTATGAAAGGGTTGGTCGAAGAGGGGATCAAGGCCAATCTCGAGGCTGTTGCCATAGAGCCCAAATTCCCAATTGCCCATAACAATCTCGCGGTGGCCTATCTTGAACTTAAAGATTATAAACGGGCGATTGAGCATTGTGATATCGCCGTGGATCTGGGTTTTGACGTCAACCCGGCCCTGCTTGAAGAGCTTGCTGACCACCGGCAGGCATAA
- the dapA gene encoding 4-hydroxy-tetrahydrodipicolinate synthase: MEQGCYTALITPFTPAGDLDRDGLSGLIDFQIENRITGILATGTTGESPTFKWEEHNLVIDLTAKQAKGKCKCIAGTGSNNTAEALTGTSHAAAQGVDGVLLVDPYYNGPSSLEIRREYYEVVAKQNPDLEIIPYIIPGRTGAQMLPQDLAILADTCSNVKSVKEATGDMDNMKLTRKLCGENFNIFSGDDALVCQVMSDDQINACGAISVMSNIAPAAMTQMVELMNQGKTQEALAIQSALSPLLELVVITTEEESKYGPVKCRARNPLPVKTMMQILGMPCGPCRPPLGKMTKKGFDIALAALKTVQANTPEIFAPAADFFDLDIEARLNDSAAHNALWYDY, encoded by the coding sequence ATGGAACAAGGATGCTACACAGCACTTATCACCCCGTTCACCCCGGCAGGAGATCTGGACCGGGACGGCCTGTCCGGGCTCATTGATTTTCAGATTGAAAACCGGATTACCGGAATTCTTGCCACCGGTACCACCGGCGAAAGCCCGACATTTAAATGGGAAGAACATAATCTGGTTATTGATTTGACTGCTAAACAGGCCAAGGGTAAATGCAAGTGCATTGCCGGCACCGGTTCAAACAATACGGCTGAAGCCCTGACCGGGACATCCCATGCTGCAGCGCAGGGCGTGGACGGTGTGCTTCTGGTGGACCCCTATTACAACGGCCCCTCCTCCCTTGAGATCCGGCGGGAATATTATGAGGTGGTGGCAAAACAAAATCCGGACCTGGAAATTATTCCTTATATTATACCCGGCCGCACCGGCGCACAGATGCTGCCCCAGGATCTTGCCATACTTGCGGACACATGCAGCAATGTAAAGAGCGTCAAGGAAGCCACCGGAGATATGGACAACATGAAGCTGACCCGGAAGCTTTGCGGAGAAAATTTTAATATTTTTTCCGGGGACGATGCCCTGGTCTGCCAGGTCATGTCGGATGACCAGATTAATGCCTGCGGTGCCATTTCAGTGATGTCCAATATTGCACCGGCAGCCATGACCCAAATGGTTGAACTGATGAACCAGGGTAAAACCCAGGAGGCCCTTGCCATTCAGAGCGCATTGTCTCCGCTGCTGGAGCTTGTGGTGATCACCACCGAAGAGGAGAGCAAGTACGGGCCTGTCAAATGCCGGGCCAGAAATCCGCTGCCTGTAAAGACCATGATGCAGATCCTTGGCATGCCGTGCGGTCCCTGCCGCCCTCCCTTGGGAAAAATGACAAAAAAAGGATTTGATATCGCCCTTGCTGCGTTAAAAACAGTGCAGGCGAACACGCCTGAAATTTTTGCGCCGGCAGCCGATTTCTTTGATCTGGATATTGAGGCCCGCCTGAATGATTCGGCGGCCCATAACGCATTGTGGTATGATTATTAA
- a CDS encoding YkgJ family cysteine cluster protein, with product MNADNKIDNPQPRAEIPPEQLSLKSRFKFKCHKGVSCFTECCRGIDIMLTPYDILTMRKKLELDSEKFLSIFTTPQLLEKANMPVVTIKLLDDERRSCPFVQDEEGCVIYEDRPTTCRYYPLGVGSLSYSGEQAGEDKDEFFFMIKEPHCKGFDEPDEWSVGEWREDQGVDLRDEVNDGWLDLMVRKKSLPASMQLSEQAKQMFFTVCYNIDKFKRFVFESSFLTRYNIPEERVAEIKDDDVKLLQFGFEWLKVTFFQAGEEMFTPPGSNEDTTAADE from the coding sequence ATGAACGCTGATAATAAGATAGATAATCCACAGCCCCGGGCGGAAATCCCACCAGAGCAGCTTAGCCTTAAAAGTCGGTTTAAATTCAAATGCCATAAAGGTGTTTCCTGTTTTACCGAGTGCTGCAGGGGAATTGATATCATGCTCACCCCCTACGATATTCTAACCATGCGCAAGAAACTGGAGCTGGATTCGGAAAAATTTTTGTCCATATTTACCACCCCCCAGCTTCTCGAAAAAGCGAATATGCCTGTGGTGACCATAAAACTCCTTGATGATGAACGCAGGTCCTGCCCATTTGTCCAGGACGAGGAAGGGTGCGTTATTTATGAAGATCGGCCCACCACCTGTCGGTACTATCCCCTGGGTGTTGGATCTTTGAGTTATTCCGGAGAGCAGGCTGGCGAAGATAAAGATGAGTTCTTTTTCATGATCAAGGAGCCCCATTGCAAGGGCTTTGATGAGCCGGATGAGTGGAGTGTCGGGGAGTGGCGTGAAGACCAGGGTGTCGACCTCAGAGATGAGGTCAATGACGGCTGGCTGGATCTCATGGTTCGTAAAAAATCTTTGCCGGCCAGTATGCAACTGTCAGAACAGGCCAAGCAGATGTTTTTTACGGTGTGCTATAATATTGATAAATTTAAACGGTTCGTGTTTGAGTCCTCTTTTCTGACCCGGTACAATATCCCGGAAGAGCGGGTGGCCGAGATTAAAGACGATGATGTAAAATTACTTCAATTCGGATTTGAATGGCTGAAAGTGACCTTTTTTCAAGCCGGAGAGGAGATGTTTACTCCCCCAGGCAGCAACGAGGACACAACAGCCGCTGACGAATAA
- the galU gene encoding UTP--glucose-1-phosphate uridylyltransferase GalU, which translates to MKVKKAVFPVAGLGTRFIPATKAMAKEMLTVVDKPIIQYAVEEAFDAGIEQIIFVTGRGKKALEDHFDRSYELETTLRTKGKTELLEKITELIPRTGTIVYTRQHDPLGLGHAIWCARDIVGDEPFAVLLADDMIQTHDRPVLSEMVEKFERFRASIAAVMEVEKDQTDKYGILDAAPLEPDMVRINDMVEKPDPEEAPSNLAIVGRYILTPKIWDYLGKKETGAGGEIQLTDAMKALLAEQPIFGYKFKGTRFDCGDKVGFQMANLSYALDRPEMRPQLLDFIKSIKD; encoded by the coding sequence ATGAAAGTTAAAAAAGCGGTATTTCCGGTGGCAGGTCTTGGAACCCGGTTCATCCCGGCCACCAAGGCCATGGCCAAGGAGATGCTGACCGTGGTGGATAAACCCATTATCCAGTATGCTGTCGAAGAGGCGTTTGACGCCGGCATTGAACAGATCATCTTTGTCACGGGCCGGGGAAAAAAAGCCTTGGAAGACCACTTTGACCGCAGTTATGAATTGGAGACCACACTTAGAACCAAGGGCAAAACGGAACTATTGGAGAAGATCACCGAGCTGATCCCTAGAACCGGCACCATCGTATACACACGCCAGCATGACCCCCTGGGCCTTGGCCATGCCATCTGGTGCGCCAGGGACATCGTGGGAGACGAACCCTTTGCCGTGCTCCTGGCCGATGATATGATCCAGACTCATGACAGACCTGTGCTTTCGGAAATGGTGGAAAAATTTGAACGATTCCGGGCCTCCATTGCCGCCGTCATGGAAGTGGAAAAGGATCAGACCGATAAATACGGCATTCTGGACGCAGCCCCCCTGGAACCGGACATGGTAAGAATCAATGACATGGTGGAAAAACCTGACCCCGAAGAGGCCCCGTCCAACCTTGCCATTGTGGGCCGGTACATCCTGACCCCTAAAATATGGGACTATCTTGGAAAAAAAGAGACCGGCGCCGGTGGGGAAATCCAGCTCACGGATGCCATGAAGGCTCTTTTAGCCGAACAGCCGATCTTTGGCTATAAATTCAAAGGCACCCGGTTTGACTGCGGAGACAAGGTCGGTTTTCAAATGGCCAACCTCTCCTATGCCCTTGATCGCCCGGAAATGCGTCCCCAACTGCTTGATTTCATAAAATCAATCAAGGATTGA
- a CDS encoding lytic transglycosylase domain-containing protein, translating to MKRIKRKHRRVDIFRLWAAWSLFIGLGLIFPGTASADIYRYIDADGVVHFTNTPTDQGYTLYLKEKKYRRGEVRSTSAQSKSFRAGPDAYDTIIHKAAGAFGVDRALIKAVIHAESGFNPNAVSSKGARGLMQIMPKNDVSLEISNPFDPSQNIMGGTRYLKRMLTRYNEKLSLALAAYNAGPSAVDKYRNIPPYEETRTYVQRVMSLYSRYKGS from the coding sequence TTGAAAAGGATAAAAAGAAAACATAGGCGTGTCGATATTTTCCGTCTCTGGGCGGCATGGTCGCTTTTCATCGGCCTGGGCCTGATCTTTCCCGGCACAGCTTCGGCGGATATATACCGGTATATTGATGCCGATGGTGTGGTGCATTTCACCAATACCCCTACTGATCAGGGCTACACCCTTTACCTCAAGGAAAAAAAGTATAGAAGGGGGGAGGTCCGGTCAACAAGCGCCCAATCAAAAAGTTTTAGGGCCGGGCCTGATGCGTATGACACGATTATCCATAAGGCTGCCGGAGCCTTTGGGGTGGACCGGGCATTGATTAAAGCCGTGATCCATGCGGAGTCGGGTTTTAACCCCAATGCCGTATCCAGCAAAGGCGCACGGGGGCTTATGCAGATTATGCCTAAAAATGATGTTTCTCTGGAGATCTCAAATCCCTTTGATCCGTCCCAGAACATCATGGGCGGCACCCGGTATCTAAAACGGATGCTGACCCGGTATAATGAGAAGCTTTCCCTGGCCTTGGCTGCATATAACGCCGGCCCCTCGGCGGTGGATAAATACAGGAACATCCCCCCCTATGAAGAGACCCGGACGTATGTGCAGCGGGTTATGTCGTTGTACTCACGTTATAAGGGCAGTTAG